The following coding sequences are from one Longimicrobium sp. window:
- a CDS encoding four helix bundle protein codes for MNRVSSHRDLDVWRLGMDLVVDIYRVSATFPSDERFGLTSQIRRAAVSVPANIAEGNSRSTRKDYAAFLAVAKGSLAEIETFLLIAIRLGYVTEERVVAELALLTRISKMLRSLRARLLAP; via the coding sequence ATGAACCGCGTGTCGTCGCACCGGGATCTGGATGTCTGGCGGCTGGGGATGGATCTCGTGGTGGATATCTACCGCGTATCCGCGACGTTTCCCTCCGATGAGCGGTTCGGCCTGACCTCGCAGATCCGGCGAGCCGCCGTGTCTGTTCCGGCAAACATCGCGGAAGGCAACTCGCGGTCTACTCGAAAGGACTACGCCGCCTTCCTCGCCGTTGCAAAGGGCTCACTCGCCGAGATCGAGACCTTTCTCCTGATCGCGATCCGGCTCGGCTATGTCACCGAGGAACGGGTCGTCGCAGAGCTGGCCCTGCTGACGCGCATCAGCAAGATGCTACGCTCTCTGCGCGCACGCCTCCTCGCCCCTTAG
- a CDS encoding tetratricopeptide repeat protein, which produces MPVDASRTDALRKMAAAHPQDPRPRFGLALEFERAGDWESAAAELRAYLNLADDEGNAFGRLGHALRQLGRDDEAREAYRQGIAAAERHGHPTMAMEFEEVLEEMG; this is translated from the coding sequence ATGCCGGTCGACGCATCGCGCACGGATGCGCTGCGGAAGATGGCCGCCGCGCACCCCCAGGACCCGCGCCCCCGGTTCGGCCTGGCTCTGGAGTTCGAGCGCGCCGGCGACTGGGAGTCCGCCGCCGCCGAGCTCCGCGCCTACCTGAACCTCGCGGACGACGAGGGGAACGCCTTCGGCCGCCTGGGCCACGCCCTGCGCCAGCTCGGCCGCGACGACGAGGCCCGCGAAGCCTACCGCCAGGGCATCGCCGCCGCCGAGCGCCACGGACACCCCACGATGGCGATGGAGTTCGAGGAAGTGCTGGAGGAGATGGGGTAG
- a CDS encoding shikimate kinase codes for MGRRESDIPPFPGVHRVVLLGYMTSGKSTVGAALARRLEWSFLDFDVEIEQREGRTVKELIADVGEEGFREREAALTREAASAGRLVMSPGGGWITRPELLGLLGAETLRVWLRVSVDETIRRLREDSIPRPFRDLDDPAPIIAQMMEEREPLYRLADVSIPADTRSVESIAFEIEQMVRTRAGCGAGV; via the coding sequence ATGGGAAGACGCGAGTCCGACATCCCCCCTTTTCCGGGCGTGCACCGCGTGGTGCTGCTGGGCTACATGACGTCGGGGAAGAGCACGGTGGGCGCCGCGCTGGCGCGCCGGCTGGAGTGGAGCTTCCTGGACTTCGACGTGGAGATAGAACAGCGCGAGGGGCGAACCGTCAAGGAGCTGATCGCCGACGTGGGCGAGGAAGGCTTCCGCGAGCGGGAGGCGGCGCTGACCCGGGAGGCGGCTTCGGCGGGGCGCCTGGTGATGTCGCCCGGCGGCGGCTGGATCACGCGCCCCGAGCTCCTGGGCCTCCTGGGCGCCGAGACGCTGCGAGTGTGGCTGCGCGTATCAGTGGACGAAACCATCCGCCGCCTGCGCGAGGACTCCATCCCCCGCCCCTTTCGCGACCTGGACGACCCCGCCCCCATCATCGCGCAGATGATGGAAGAGCGCGAGCCCCTCTACCGCCTGGCCGACGTCTCCATTCCCGCCGACACCCGCTCCGTAGAGTCGATCGCGTTCGAGATCGAGCAGATGGTGAGGACGCGGGCGGGGTGCGGGGCTGGGGTGTGA